The nucleotide window tttaaaattttgtaatttaatgaaattcatattttaaaaatatagagactaaattattaataaaataaaattttagagactaaagtattaataaaataaagtcttaatactaaattatttttaaattaaaaataaaaatattttaattatttttactaaatttaataattaaaaaattaatttttaaaatttttattgtcacCATTTTAATAGTTCTATTATCTTAAATGTAAAATATCGATTCTAACAATTATCATGAaacttttcataattaaaaacCATTCTATAAAAATTAGCTTtactaatttgattttttttaatttatatcatTAGTTTATATGAGAtttaatgaagaaaaaaaaaatgtttttgatTTCCTTCAAATCCAATCCCTACGACATTTTTACACAAagaaaaaattgaaaagaaaaaaaatgtatacattattttatttataaattttaataaaaaaaaaatatcgtGCTGATTGGGatgtaataaatattttaatactttTTACGGCGAAACAGGCGTGTCTCCTAATCCTCAACAATAAGCAAGAAAGGAACATGACAGCCAACCACCCCTTAACCATCTCTCGCTCTCTGCCTCTCTCCTCAAATTTTGTTATAATTCACCAATCATCCTGTTTACTCTATTTatccttttatttttctatttattatttttattatacatatatatatataactcagtaataaaaataaataaataaaaccgtCTTTCATTTTCTCTATACGCAGTGTGAGAGAACTTCATTTTGACTTGCCTTTCCATTTCAATGCAGATTTTTCACTCTACAAATCCCTTTCTCTGATTGAACTTGCTTCTGTTTTTTGCATTTCAAAAGGAGGAAAatttagaaggaaaaaaaaaaaaagagggaatgGGTTGTGCTGGATCGTCACAGGCTGAAGGAGATGGTGAGCTTacgcttttctttctttttctctcttttgttTTTTGGGTTTTATTGATTCTCTCTGTGTTCCAGAACTTAGTTTCTGTTTGGTTTTCGATAAATCTAGGGAAAAGAAAAACCAACGGATTTTTTGTAAAAAAGGGATTTTTTGTAAGGGGGATAAGTAAAGTAAGTTTCAAGTGATTTGAAAGTCATTTGCATTGTGGAGATTTTTAttgcttctgttctgttttttagTCATTGCAATGTGCTTAATAATTTCTTAAGCTGTTTGGAGTTTTGATTTAGCTTAATTTAGTGATTGTAATTATGCGTTTTTGGATTGTAGTGGCTGACTTGTGAAATTATAGAGTAGGGTTTAATTTAACTGAAATATTTCTGTTCTGATTTAGGAAATACCCGTGATGTAAAAGTTCAACAAAGAACAATTGAAGTTTGTGATGCATGTATTAACGAAAAAATTTGGTTTGTTTTTTTAAAGAACCTAATCTTTTGACTGAAGTTTAGTTGGTATTAAACAAATCAAAATTTTGGAAAGTTTCATCCATATTTCCTCAAAGAGAAACAGcttcaaattaattaatagaagaaTCATCTTAGGAATTGATCGCACTTGAAGTGTTATCAATGTCTGGTCTGGTGAAGTGTGATTTGGTTTTCAGATCAATATGCCTACTTTCATGCAAGAGATTGGAGATCAAATAGTACTTTCTTTGAACCATTACAAGCTGTAATTTGTGCCTTCATGCCTCCACTCCATTCATATAAATAACAACTCAGGCTACCTTTCTTTTTTTGTTGAATATTTGGTTGCTTTTAATGACTCAACATGATAGTAGTGAGGATTTAAGTAGCGTTTGTAATTACAATTCTCAAGTCTCCTCACTTTGTTGTTCCATTGACTTCTGGAAGATGATTTCTTCTTCGCCCCCACCCCTCTCCCACGTGCGCGTGTTCACCACTCCATCCTTGTTCTGGGGGATGTTTCACCATCGTTTAGGTTTTTTGAAATATATAATAACTTATAGCACTCAAATTTAATCAGCAATTCAATGTAATTTTTGACAGAACTTGGTAGTTTTGACATTGAAGATTGAACCAAACCTAAAAAATGTTAGCTAAGAATCAGTTATCAAATTGACAATTTGAGTTGTTTCAGGGGCTGTGAAGAAGATTCAGAAGCCAAAACCTTGGAAGCATCCTCAGCCTATAACAAAGTCTCAGCTTTTACAGATGCGTGATGAGTTTTGGGATACTGCTCCTCACTATGGCGGAAGGAAAGGTAGTATTCCCTTGGAATTTGTTATCACAGAATTCTACTAGAATGCCTTATGGACCTCAAGAGCATATTGTTATAATAGGATCATAATAATGAGTTAATTATATTTTATGGATGAGAAGAGGAAGACAGATAATCCTTTTCTGAATATGAGAACTTCCCTTTTCTTGTtctaattaaaatgaaatttttattgatATTGAAATGCTAATGGAAACCAAGACTCCAtaaacaattatatatatatgaatgcaTGTGTAAAAATAGTTGGCAAGCTGGCTTTTAAATGGAGGATCACAGAAAATACTAGCATGTTATGTTGATTTGATTGTTTCGTAATTCCAAAACCTCACCAAACAATACGATTGAACTTGACAAATAAACAAAATGAATcacaaataattttaaatgttttactatgttgaAAATTCAAATTTGGGTTGAGAGTCTGTTTGTGATCTTTTTTCCTTCATATACCATCTCTGTATCATTTGTAACACCTTTAAACATTGTGTGTGATCCCAAGAGCATGTGTATTGTAAAACGTAACTTAGTTAATATAAACTTTTAAACAGTGACAAGCTAGGAAGTATATCATTTTACTTGAGCCTCCATCAAGGGTTGCCTAGCAGAAACTATTAGGGAAATCAGGAAAAGTCCGCCTTTTACCTCCTGCAGACTATTTGCCCCTGATCTTTTTATGTCCTCACATTTTGAATCCTGTGAAATCCTCCATTGTCAAGCCATTAATAAAATGCAACTCAAGTGTGTGCATATGACCAAGATGCTGTTGACAAGTTTCAAAAATATAAAGTTTTCCCTGATTAAAGAGCAGTTGAGCCTTTAAAAGCAAATGAAGGGTTCATGCCTTCTTAAATCTGCAGAGCATCATGCAGCTTTTTTGTTGGTGGACAGTGACTCAATATAGCTAGTGAATCCAGTGGCAATTTGGGCAGTAATGCTGCTGAAAATGAAAATAGTCCATAAGAATTTGTGGATTGGGTCAAAGGAGGAAAAAGGAAGATGAGAAGGAGAAGAAAATGTTCTGATATAATTGAAAGAGTAAGATTTGGCACTGGACAGTGCTGTAAATTTTGTAGATGTGATGGTCTAGGTTTGTAAGTTTGTTGATTTGGGGTTTGCACATTTTGTAATTGAAATGCTAAAGTAAGTGATTAGTGTTGGAGTTTGGTTTTGTGCGATTTTTGTGGTTTAACGGTAGAGAAGTTACTGTGATTTGATTTCATTAGATTAGGAAAAGAAAATCTGAAAAGATTTAGAAAGATCTCATGTTGAGACAAAATTACTGAGAATCCAGATCTCATGTTGAGACAAAATTAGTAAGAATCTGACCAAAATATCAGTAAAAAAATGCAATAGAAAAAGAAGAGCAGAAAAGACATTCAAGGAAGTGAATGTGGTTGATTAGGAGGAGTTTTCTTTTGACTAATAAGAAGTCAGGAGGCATGGAAAGATTTTGAAGTTCATTCTCACTTTAGTATCTCCTTGGGATTTTGGGAAGAGATATAATGCTTGGTGTGTGCCTTCTTACTTTCATAAATTATGAACTTTCCATAGGCTAATATCATTTGGTTGTGATGATAGTAGGTGCACCACCAGAGTAAagtctaaaaaattaaaaatttaagtgtAATTCCTCATTGAAATTATTTGCATGGTGCAGGGGTACTGAAATGAGAAAGAGAACAGATCATGTTGATGCCTTGACTTCTAGGATGCAAAGTTTGCTTTTTGAAAAGATGACCACAATTGCATAACTGGTTCTTGACACTTCACTTTTGGTTCTTCAATTAATAGCcaaaagattttaaatttttctttgcaaCAATGCATAGACTGAAGATTCATTTGATTTTAAGGTTTTGCTCCCTGCAATAATTATTTGGTAGATCATTTATTGCTTCCTTCTTTTTCCATATCGATAGTCATGATTCAAACCATTGTTAACAATTTTCAAGTGTGTGTTTGATTATATGTATTCTTGATGCTGTTCTAAGATTAGAATGGGAGGGAAAACCAATTTAAGATCATATTAAAACAAGGGAAGGTAAGGGTGAAAGAAAATTGATATTCAGTGAAACTGAAGTACCTGTTAGTCTTGGACTGATCATGCATGAGGAGAGGTCAAACAGGCATTTGTTGTTGAATTTTATGTGGTACCCAAGTACCACTGCTCTTGGAGTGATATTTGAGTGACTACAACAGTTATTGTTGTATATGTTGAAGCTCAGAATATAGCAGTTGAATGCTTCTAGCAACACTAACATATTGGAAATGAGCTCCCAGAAAAATGGTGATGTGCAAACTATTGTTCACACTCATGGGAAATTCAATTAGATTTGACAAGAATAAGATTTCATTAAGTTGCCAACAATAATCAATGGCTATGATAATAGGTGATATATTTATTCTAGCTTTAGCTGTAAGTGTTGTTGGGGGTTTGATTGGAACTTGGATCAAAGTTATACACTAATCAGACCTGAACGTTCAAGAAGCTGTATGGTTAAAATCCAAACGTACAAGGGTAGGATGCACTGATAGGAACTATCATAATGTTAGAAACAAAAGAATTTCATAAAGTTTTATTGCATTTAGTTGTAATTGTATAACTATCAAGTTTggaatagtattttttttttttttttggtaaatgGAATTTCCGTATAGTTTCATGCTTGTTATGTTTGGGACCTAGTAATGAATTCATATACAAATTACAATTTgacatttttaattttatatggaACACATTTTACTCGCAACAAATTCCATCAAAGTTAATAGAATTTGTAATGAACTTCTTGTCAATCTCTCGCTTTTCTCTATTCTCTCTTGTCCaaatataattattgaaattttaagcCCTAATAAATGGTATGCAAACACAATTCATTTGTAGTTGAATTATTAGTACAattcttttccttctttttttatttttttttttgtagaaaTAGAATTcattttggtaaaatttattttggaaatgaaattaattatttgttcaaaTTGATTCGAAAAATAGCTATATGTTCATTTCGCACCATTTAGTCTAACAAACAGATTTGTAAAGCAAAGATGAAGCAAACTTGAATCTTTGTCCCAATAATGTACTATTTGCTATCTTAGGCCCTATTTGGCATGGAGTTTTAATGTCAAAAAGTTCTTTTCAGAAAAATAACTGTTTTAgataatgttaaaaaaaaaactattttattattttagcgttcttataattaaaacatattaaatttattttttaatcaatttttaatATTCTCTAACTGATAACAATATATTTAAGAAAGTGTTTTTCTAAAGGTAGCTCTGACTGAGGGGCCAAACAGACCCTTAGCATTTTTAATGAAAAGTACTTTCTACAGctattttgtttttattataCTTTGTTTTCACTTTGTGCTCTTAGCTATAGGATGTGTTTTTATTCCATTCATCTATAGTGGTTATTGACAAAGTAGTATTTACCCTGTTAAGAAAGTCACCTTAGAATCTCCATGCAAATGTATATATGGTAtactttaaatattttatatatttaattctgCGAAAGAAATACCAATTTTCTTTGTGCCAGAGATTTGGGATGCTCTTCGTGCTGCTGCTGAAGCTAACCTAACCCTTGCGCAAGCTATTGTGGATAGTGCTGGTGTAATTGTTCAAAATGCTGATTTGACAATATGCTATGATGAAAGAGGTAAGTAACCTTGTTAAATTCTTAGGCATCTTTTTTTTAACTCAATCCTAACCTTCCTGATAAATTTCTAGAGTGCTGGATGATTACTTTCAATGCTGACTTTTTCCACATGTTATTTTAATGCCTTGATAATTGAATTTTTCCTGTTCTAAGTAGTTTACATCAatcatcattatttttttttttttctgtttaccATGTTCATGTTGCCTTGGCAGGTGCAAAATATGAACTTCCCAAGTATGTTTTGAGCGAGCCAACCAACTTAATCCGGGACAGTTGAAAACAGGAAACCAATTAGCAGCATTGTGCACAGATTGAATGTAAATCATGTATATTATTTCCTATCATACCTCTTATAAAGGTTGGTCATTTTATTTGCACTTGGACTTTATCTGTTCTGCTGTAAAGTTCTGTTGTCAACTAAACAAGAGCACAGCAATTGTTTggatttattgaaaaaaaaaaaatctataaagCCTTATTTGGTTCAAAATACTCTACTTCTTAGGAAGTGTACTATCAAAAAGTATGCTTTAGGGAACTTACTTCctgaaaaatataatataaaaatgtgTTTGATATACATATTAATTTTTTAGGAAGTAGTTTGCTTCTAAATTGTAAAAGATAatacttataaaataattaaaaattagcaAATTGAAGGATAAATTAGTAAATTACATTACACTTAATTAAGAAAGTGTAGCTTACCTAGGTGAGTTATTTTCGATGCATAAGAGAAGTAGAGTACCCAACTTCTTGATTAGCTTTTttgatagtataaattaaataagattattttctacactcaaaAGGAAGTTGTACTTCTTTAGTTTACTTACTCTCAACCAAACAAGGCTTTTAAGTTTTTTCTATAAAACTTGCCAAGCCAGAAGTTGATTACTGTACTAATTGGGATGTACTGGTACATTTATCATGTTCTTAAATATCAAGTGCAGATTTAATCTTGGGGGACTTTTAGCTAGACATGGAATGTTGTCACACCTGAGCATGATGAATATGTTGCATTTTATGGGGCGTATTTGGTTGTTTTGAAATTCTTATAACTAAAAGATAAATTATCGGATGATTCCTTAGGTTTagtcaaataaaaaattttaacataAAATCAAAAAACTTGTTCCGTTTTATTTTTGGATCATATTTGGTTAAAGCTTATAATAATTAGACATATAAAATGGAAAGAGAAGGCGTAAACACAGAAATGAGAGACTGGGGAGTGATGATGTTCCTGTAAGGTGTCCagaatttttatcaattttataaCATTAAAGCGTATTTATCATAAGTATATAagttggaaagaaaatgaaaaacttTTTCATTATGATTGCATGGACTTAAtgaaagcaaaaaaaattaagtcTATttggaattaaaaaaattatgtccAAATGGAGCATACTATTAGAACTTGGATTGAGTTGTCTTGTGATGAGCTTTTTAATGCATGAAAATTAGGTTTTTATTCTTCAAAATTTATGAGTCCATAATATCATATTATACATTTACCTCTGCAAATTTAACGAGGAGATTTTAGTTTTTTCTTTATGCCTTTTATGTTTCTATATAGGTTGAAAGTCAATTCGACATATTTgact belongs to Hevea brasiliensis isolate MT/VB/25A 57/8 chromosome 4, ASM3005281v1, whole genome shotgun sequence and includes:
- the LOC110650010 gene encoding uncharacterized protein LOC110650010, producing the protein MGCAGSSQAEGDGAVKKIQKPKPWKHPQPITKSQLLQMRDEFWDTAPHYGGRKEIWDALRAAAEANLTLAQAIVDSAGVIVQNADLTICYDERGAKYELPKYVLSEPTNLIRDS